The Risungbinella massiliensis sequence GGAAAGGGGCTTAGTGGTTAAAAAATACATGAAGGAAATCGTTGTTGAATATAGAGATGGTAAAAAAGAAAAAGACACATCTGCAAGAGACAAAGCTCTTGATGATGTGCCAGCTGGTCAAAATTGTATTAAGTGGTTAATTGTATTAGAGCGATAACTACTGCGAATCCTGCTGAATATATTGCATAGCGAAAATAATCCCAAGCGCGTTCGTCGTCTCTTTTTGCATCATAATGCTTAGAGATTTTGTGGAAAAAAATAGCTAATGCAATAAGCACAATATAAATTCCTAACATCATGCTAATCCCTCCTTATTGTAAGGGATTAGATGCTAGTGACCAGCTACACTGATCCTAGTTTCTAATCCCCAAGAAAGGCATGAATACAAGCCCTTCTTGGGGATTAGAAACGATCAGATGACTAAATCTTATGATAATATTTAAAGAGTGTAAAGTATTTTTTATCTTTCAAGTACCATGTTCCAAAGTATAGAGGCGTTCTAGAAAGAAACTTATATCCAAAAATAAAGAGCATCTATTCGCTCGTAATTCAGCAAATAGATGCAAACTGGTCAAGAGAGATTTAGTAGTAGCACTAAGAGCATGGTGAATATGGCAGAAAGGATCAAAACTACCGTTTTTTCTAGTAACTTCTTTCTACGATAAGAAAGAGTATATCTAGATAAAATCCAACGCTCTAGGTGGATTGTCGCATAAAAAAAAGCAACCAAAAATAAAGTAAATAGTAATATAAACATCTCGCCACCTCCTTGGTGTAAGGAAGACAACAAGAGTGACCAGTATTCAGTTACTCAAGTTGCCCACCTGAGAAAAGATCATCGAAATCTCCTCTCAGGTGGGCAACTTATGAGAAACTAACTTAATTTTATCATATTTCATAATGATTAGATATCGGGTATCAAATAAAAACCCACCTCCGAAATGTTATATATAGGAGGTGGGTTGATTTTTTATCAAATAGTTGTTACTTCTTTATATAACAATTTTTTACCCCAAGCAGTCCGATAAAATCCACGTTCGACAATAGTGAAAATAGAATTAGAGATCCAATATAATCCTATTGCGACTGGTGCTGACCACATCACAAACAAAAAGATAATTGAGATCAGCATAGGGAAACCAGCACGTTGGAGCATGGAACTAGCTACGACCGCTTCTGAAGTTAATGGAATGCAAGAGGCGATCAGTGAAACAACAGCATAGACAATGGGTGTTATGTGAAGCGGGTCTGGCGAATGAAGAGAATCGATCCATGGAAGAATGGCAGTAGAAACAAAAAATCCATGGGAAGTGAAGAGTTGATATAAAGAGAGAAATATAGGAGCTTGCACCAGCGCGATCCATAAGAAAGATACTGGCTTTACACCATATTTTGAGTAAAGCTCCGATGTTTTCTGAAAGAGTAGTGCAGAATCCTTTGCATAGTTCTCTCTTATTTTGCTAAGTAATGGTTGAATTCGCGCCATTTTCACTTGTTGTCTTGCCGTTTTAAGATTGGTTGCGAACAATATAGAACGAATCAAAATGGTAAGTAAAATGATCGCAAATCCCCAATCTCCGGTAACCGAGAAAAACACTTGTAGTAACTCATCTAATAATTTAATGATTGGATCTAACCATGAAAACATAGAATATTCCTCCCTAAATGATATTTTATTAGGAAAAAATATTCAAAGGATCTACTTCATCCTTCCCATTAACTGGTATTATTTTACGGCGAATCCAACGGAGTCTAGGACGAATGGCATTCGATTCGACTAGTACAGAACTTTTGAGCAGATATAATACCGAATACAGAGGAGAACCTGTATTGATTGTCCAATTGAACCGAATCAAACTAAATATAAGTGGGGAAAGACCTAATACGACAACAATGAGAGAATAGTCGATTGACCAATCCATATATATACCTCATTAATAAGTGTTATATTTTTAACGAATTATTCCAAAAGATGATATATAAACATTATTACGATAAATAATAATGCTATCTTACCATAAAAAATCGGTTATTGAATGATTCTTCATTAGCAATCTAGTGACTATCATTTTGAACCAAAAAGATCAGCATAGCAAAAACACCTCTTATGTAAGAGGTGTTTTCAACAGCGTTCCTATTTTATCGAGTCAAAACGCCTGTCCAATCAGTCATTGAAATCAATGTATCGACGTATTGTTCTAGATATTTTTGATCCACTTGGTCAAAGCGACTTACGACTGGACTATCGATGTCTAGAACTCCAATAATTTCACCATTTACTTTAAGTGGAATGACGATCTCAGAGCGAGAAGCAGCATCGCAAGCGATATGTCCAGGAAAAGCGTGAACGTCTTCCACTAGCATTGTTTCTCCACGCTCTATTGCTGTACCACAGACTCCTTTTCCTACTGGAATGCGGACACAGGCCGCTTTTCCGATAAATGGCCCTAACACCAGCTCTCCCTGCTTCATAAGATAAAAACCAGACCAGTTGGTTTCACCCAACACTTCGGCAAGATGAGAGGCAGAGTTGGCTAAATTGGCAAGCCAATCTGTTTCGCCTTCTAATAAGTATCGTAACTGTTTAATTGCTAACTCGTATTGTTCTTCTTTGGTTCCAGATGCTTGTTCGAATTGGAACATTTCGCTCATACCTCCCGTAAATTCCTCTCCTTAGATTACCAGAATACAGTAAACAGGAAAGGGAAAAGGTGTTGTTTGCGTACCTAAAATTTTATCTAAGTCAAACTTTTTTCTCTTTTTCACAAAAAATGCATTTGTCATTTTAGGTACTCATGGTAAAATAATGCTTATACTCGTTATAACTTTAATTACTTACAGTATGTTCGTCAAATTTATTTTTGCACTAGATGATTGAAAAAACTAGTGTAGGCCTTAGATTTGCTT is a genomic window containing:
- a CDS encoding GAF domain-containing protein; translated protein: MFQFEQASGTKEEQYELAIKQLRYLLEGETDWLANLANSASHLAEVLGETNWSGFYLMKQGELVLGPFIGKAACVRIPVGKGVCGTAIERGETMLVEDVHAFPGHIACDAASRSEIVIPLKVNGEIIGVLDIDSPVVSRFDQVDQKYLEQYVDTLISMTDWTGVLTR
- a CDS encoding YidC/Oxa1 family membrane protein insertase, translated to MFSWLDPIIKLLDELLQVFFSVTGDWGFAIILLTILIRSILFATNLKTARQQVKMARIQPLLSKIRENYAKDSALLFQKTSELYSKYGVKPVSFLWIALVQAPIFLSLYQLFTSHGFFVSTAILPWIDSLHSPDPLHITPIVYAVVSLIASCIPLTSEAVVASSMLQRAGFPMLISIIFLFVMWSAPVAIGLYWISNSIFTIVERGFYRTAWGKKLLYKEVTTI